The genome window ATCAAAGATCAAGTTGCTTACCAAGGACAGCTTGCAGCCTCATATTTCGGTGGAGGGCTTAAGTAACGGAATTCATGCCGTGATGGTGCAGTGGCAGGATCCGGATGAACTGGAACGGATTTCGGCTGATGACCGGCTGACAGTTGAAATTTTTGATAAAGAAGCGGAAAAAACGGTAGAAACCAGTCCGGCCAATAACCGCTGATTTAAGCGGCCATTATCTGCCGGTTGAAAAGCGGCGACGGCTTTGCCTTGTTGCCGTGCTGTTATGACTGAAATAAATGTTGCGCCGGAGAGCAGCAGTTGGCAGCTGCCGAGCGGGCGACAGAGAAAAGGAATGGAAGAGAGGAAAAAATGGAAGAAAATATTTTGGCGACAGTCGGCGACCGGGAGATAACCCGGGATATGATGTTAAATATTATGCGCAGCATGCCCCAGGAAGAACGGGATTTTGTTGCCGGCGAAGCGGGACGGAAGCTCCTGCTGGATGAGATGATTGCGGCCGAACTCCTTTATTTGGATGCGGCGGCGCATCACTGGGAAGAAGAAAAGGATTTTATGAAACTCTTGGCCGAGGCCAAGAAGGGACTGATGCAAAGGTATGCAGTCGGTAAATTATTTGACACGATTCAGATTTCGGATGATGAGATTAAAGCCTATTACGATGCTCATTCGGCTGAGTTTAAGCAAGAGGAAAAGATGTCGGCCAAACATATTTTAGTAGACAGCCTGGAAGCGGCGGAAAAAATCAGCGCTGAGATCAAAGCCGGGAAAGCCTTTGAAGATGCAGCCAGAGAGTATTCCAGCTGCCCGTCCAAGTCCAGAGGCGGCGACCTCGGTACTTTCAGCCGGGGAAAAATGGTCAAAGAGTTTGAGGACGCAGCTTTTGCACTGACGCAGGGCATGGTCAGCGCCCCGGTCAAAACTCAGTTTGGCTATCACCTGATTAAGGCTGGAGAGATGACACCGGCGGAAGCAGCGGATTTGGAAGCGGTTAAAGATCAGATCAGAAAGCGCCTTTTTCAAGCCAAGCAAAAGGAAGTTTACGCCAAAAGGCTGGAAGAATTAAAGGAAAGCTATCCGGTTCAAATCAATCTGGCAGCTTTAAAATAAGCGCGCAAGCATAAATGAATGCGACCGCGAAGCGGGCATATTCATTTTGCCGCGCTTCCCGGCAGACGGGGGCACGAAGTGCCGCGGGTATTTATGTAAAGTTGAGATAAGAAAGGGCGGATATGACAGTGAGCAGACAAACAGCAGCGCCGCAGATTTTAAAAAATCAGACGCTGAAAGAATATACAACTTTTCGGATTGGCGGTCCGGCCGATTTTTGGGCGGAACCGAAAACACCGGCAGAATTAAGAGCTTTGCTGGAAATATGCCGAGAGCGCTCGCTCCCTTATTTTATTTTGGGTCAGGGTTCCAATGTGTTGTTTACCGATAAGGGCTATCGCGGTATGGTTATATTTTTGGGCCAGCATTTTGGCCGAATCAGCCGGGAAGAGGAAACAATTCGAGTCGGAGCCGGAGTGCGCTTAAAAGATGCGGCTCAGTATGCGCTGGCGGAAGGTCTGGATGGCTTGGTTTTTGCCTGCGGGATTCCGGGCAGTATCGGCGGAGCGGTGTTTATGAATGCCGGTGCTTATGACGGCGAAATGAAGCAGGTAGTGGCTGAAGTCACGGTTATGGATAGGCAGGGCAATATTCACTGTTACTCAGGTGAAGAAATGGACTTTGGCTATCGCCGCAGCCGGATTCAGGAAAGCGGCGAGATTATTTTGGAGGCTTTGTTGCAACTTAAGCCGGGCGACCGGCAGGCAATGGCTGAAAAAACAGCGGAGCTGACCCGGCGGCGGGAGGAAAAACAACCTTTGGAGCTGGCCAGCGCCGGTTCCACTTTTAAACGGCCGGAGGGTTATTTTGCCGGCAAGCTGATTATGGATGCGGGACTGGCCGGGTATACCTGCGGTGATGCGGCGGTCAGCACCAAACATTGCGGCTTTGTAGTTAACCGGGGAAATGCCAGCTTTGCCGATGTGATGAATGTGATTGGGCATGTGCAAAAAACAGTGGAAGAAAAGTTTGGAGTCAGGCTGCAGCCGGAAGTGAGAATTGTAGGCGAAAGATAGGAGGCGGCATGAAACGGACAAAGGATGAACGCAGGATTGTGTGTGTCGGCGGAGGAACAGGGCTTTCCACATTACTTAGGGGATTAAAGCTTTACGCGGCGGATATTACGGCAATTGTGACCGTAGCCGATAATGGCGGCAGTTCCGGGCAGCTCCGCCGGGAAATGGGGATTTTGCCGCCGGGCGATATCCGTAACTGTGTGCTGGCACTGGCGGAAATAGAGCCTTTAATGGAAAAAGTGTATCAGTACCGCTTTTCCGAGGGCAGTTTAAAGGGACAGAATTTGGGCAATTTGATTATTGCCGCTTTAACCGATATCAGCGGCGGCAGCTTTGAAAAAGCGGTGGAGCAGTTGAGTGATATTTTGGCGGTGAAAGGCAAGGTTTTGCCGGTTACCGATGAAAAAATAGAACTGATGGCTACTTACTCGGATGGTACGCGCATTTTCGGGGAAGAGGAAATTGTTTATCAAAACAAGGTTTCCCGCAAAAAGATTCAGACCATCGAAATGCTGCCCAAGCCCCCGCAGGCCAACCGTAAAGCGGTGCGGGCGCTGGAGGATGCGGAGTTGATTGTGCTTGGACCGGGCAGCCTGTATACCAGTATTATTCCCAATTTATTGGTGAAAGGAATCCCGGAAGCGATTCGCGGGTCGAAAGCGAAAGTGATATATATCGGCAATCTGATGACGCAGCCGGGGGAAACGGATTTTTTTGCGCTGTCTGATCATGTCGGTGCGATTGAGCGGATTTTGGGCAAGAATGTGATTGATGTGATTGCGATTGACGGCAATAGCCAGCTGCCGGAGAATCTCAGCTTTTATGAAGCGGATGATTCCTATCCGGTCAGAAATGATTTACAGGACTCGACCGAATATAAGGTTGTCAGCGGCAATTTGTGTGTGGCTGACGGTGATTATATCCGGCATGATCCGAAAAATCTGGCTAAGTTCGTTTTGGGCATTACCTAAACTTTCCTATGTTTGACAGAACAGTCTTTTTTAGGCTCGTTGCATGGGTAAGAACGGAATGCGATTTGCGCAGCAAATTGCGAGAGTGGACCCATGCACCCGCTCTTTGAGCGGGATAGAGCCAAAAAAGACTATAGGAAAGTTGAGGTTATTTTGAAGATGTCTTTTTCAGGGCAAGTTAAGCGGGAGCTGGCGGCGCTGGGCAAAATGCCCCGGCACTGTGCGCTGGCGGAATTAACCGGTTTTTTGTATTTTGGGGCGGACAGCCGGTCCGGGCAGATTCGCTTTCGGACGGAAAACCTGGCGGCGGCTGGACGGGTTGGTGAGTTGACAGAAAGATTGCTGCGCTTTCGGCCGGAGGTCAGGCTTCGGCTCAGCCGGCACGGTCGGCGAATTTATGACAGCTATGTCATCCGGCAGCACCGGCTGCTCCTTGATATTTGCGGCTATCAGCCGCAGCCGGTGTTTACGTTTAAGCAGGCTTGCTGTAAGCGGGCATTTTTGCGGGGAGCGTTTTTGGCGGCCGGTTCGGTCAGCAGTCCCGAAAAGACCTATCATTTGGAATTTATGACTAAAAATACGATGCTGGCAGAGCAATTAATCGTTTTAATGCGGGAATTTGAAATTGACGCAAAAATAATTAGACGAAAGAACCTGCCTGTGGTATATTTAAAAGAAGGAGAGCAAATTGTTCGCCTGTTAAATGTTATGTCGGCGCATTCGGCGCTGATGGAGCTGGAAAATCTGCGGATTGTTAAGGATATGCGCAATTCCGTCAACCGGATTGTGAATTGTGAAACAGCCAATTTAAACAAGACAGCGCAGGCGGCCTGGCAGCAGCAGGCAGCGATTAATTTAATTGAGGAAACGGTTGGTCTGGATTTTTTAAACGAGAGTTTACAGGAAATTGCCATTTTGCGCAAAGCCAATATGGAGGCCAGTTTAAAGGAATTGGGAGAAATGCTTTCTCCTCCCATCGGCCGGTCGGGCGTGAATCATCGGTTGCAGCGGATCATGGAAATCGCCGAAGACATCAAAGAAAGAAGGGAGAACTTGAAACATGACGAAGAAGACGATAGAGATCAAAATTGATTTGGAGGCCAGACAGGTGGCGTTGTTTGTGCAAATGGCCAATCAGTTTTCCAGTAAAGTGTATATGCAGTTGAAAAACTTGAAAGTAAATGCCAAGAGTATTATGGGAATGATGTCGGTCGGAGCGATTGTCGGCGACCGGCTGGAGCTTTCGGCGGACGGCGCCGATGAGGCGGAAGCAATTCCCGCTTTGGAAAGTTTTCTGTTGGGAAGGGAATAGGCATGAGCAATTCGATTATTTTTGCAACCAGGAATCAGAAAAAAGTAGAAGAGCTGAACGCGATTCTGGCCGGCAGCGGTTTGAACATTATTTCCATGGAAGCAGCCGGAATTTACACCGATGTGAAAGAGGACGGTCATTCTTTTGAAGAAAATGCCATTAAAAAAGCATCGACCATTTCGCGGCTGACCGGAGCGACGGTGTTGGCGGATGATTCGGGGCTGGAAGTTGATTATTTAAACGGTGCACCGGGAATTCATTCCGCCCGTTTTGGCGGCCGGGATACTTCCTATATTGTAAAAAATAAATTGATTTTGGATTGTTTGAAGGACGCGGAAGGCAGTGAGCGCAAAGCCCGCTTTGTCTGCGTGATTGCGTTGTGTTTCCCCAACGGCGAAACGGAAGTGCGCCGGGGAGTAATGGAGGGCTATATTGCCGACCGGCAGATGGGGAAAAACGGTTTTGGCTATGATCCGATTTTCTTTTTGCCGGAATACGGTCAAACATCAGCGCAGTTGCCGCCGGAGGTGAAGAATCAAATCAGTCACCGGGCGCAGGCGCTGAATGAGATGAAAGAGTTTTTATTGACAATTTATAACTGCTAATTCACATCCACTCGTAATTCATTGTCAGAATTACGGTTGGTTTGCCCTGTAACGGAGTCAGCAGACAGATGAGCCTGATGCGGCCGGAAAGCTTGCTTTTAAGGGGTATATGAAATATAAATAGTTATATGCTTATCGTTTAGACAAGGAGATGGCAGGTTTGATAGAATGGAAAGTTTACTTTCAAAAGAAATATCAAGCCTGCCTATTTATTTTTGCACAATGGAAGGAAACCGGCAGACTGGTTTGACAGGCCGGAAAGTTTGTGCTTTTATAGGAATCATAACATGAAAATCAGGAAAAAAGATATTTTGTTATTGCTGGTGCTTTTGGGGCTGGCGGGAATCGGCATGGGGCTTTTGCAGCTGCGGCCGGCGGCGGATCGGGTAGTGGTTAAACAGGACGGTAAGGTAATCGGCAGCTACCTGCTGGCGCAGGATCGAGAAATTTTACTGGACAATGATTGGGGCCGAAATAAAATTCGGATCAAGGGCGGACAGGTTTCGGTGACGGAGGCCGACTGCCCGGATCAGATTTGCGTCCGGCACCGGCCGGTCAGCCGCGATCAGGAAACCATTGTCTGCCTGCCGCACCGGCTGGTGGTGGAAGTCATTCGGGCCGGGGGAAAAGGGGTGGATATGATTGCAGACTAAACAAAGATTTACACGGATGGCGCTCTTTGTTGCGCTGGCTATGATTTTTAGTTATCTTGAATTCTTGCTGCCGCTGCCCGTTCCGTTTCCGGGAATTAAACTGGGATTAGCTAATTTGGCGATTGTGGTACCCCTTTATTTATGGGGGCTTTTTCCGGCGCTGGCGATTTCCCTGCTGCGGATTGCTTTGGTCGGGATTACCTTTGGGAGTCTGGCGACGATTTTATATAGTTTATTTGGAGCACTTCTCAGCTTAGCGGTGATGGCGGGGCTGAAAAAATGGAATGTTTTTTCCGTGACCGGGGTCAGTATGGCAGGCGGGGTTTGTCATAATATCGGTCAGCTCGCGGCGGCAGCGCTGATTGTGGAAAACATCAGACTCTTTTATTATCTGCCGGTGCTGCTGGCGGCCGGTGCGCTGACCGGCTTTGCCATCGGGGCGGTATCGGCGCAGGTTTTAAAGCGGCTGCCAACTCTTTAGTTACTATGTTTGCAAATGAAAAGCTTCCAAAGAAGCGAAAAAGATAAGGAATTGTCGGTGTGGTCTTCGGATTGCAGCGGCTTCTGTTTGTTTTTCTTGGGAACCTTGATAACCTTATTACCTTTCATCAGCGTAAGCGGTGGTTGTCAATTCAAACTGGATAATGACCGCATGACCAAATCCACATCTTTGTTTTCCAGTTCTTTGATAATGTGGAGATATGTTTTTTGAGTGGTGGTCATACTGGAATGTCCTAATCTCTGAGCGACACTTACTATTGATACTCCGGCAAATAAAAGCAGAGATGCGTGTGTATGCCTAAGTCCGTGAATAGAAATAATAGGTATGTCAACACTTTTGCAATGTCTGGATAGGATGTCGTTTGCTGTAGAATTGTAGATATTACCCGAAACAAAAATAGGTTCATCTTTAGGCAGGTTTTTCACAAGTGTTGAGAACTGAATTATGAGTTGCCAATCTATTTGAATTTTTCTGATTGATGACTGATTTTTTGTTGGCATAAAACCATAACCACTTTTATAATCCCAAGTTTTATTGATTGATAATGATTGCTTAGAAAAATCATTCGGTGTAATGGCTAAAGCCTCCGAAAACCTCATTCCTGTTTTAGCTACTAATAAGATAAACCAATCCTAATTAAGATCTTGACTTGGTATTTCAAAGATCAGGGAGTGAAACAAAATAGCAAGAGCAATATCCCTACTTTAGAAGAATATGAGAGAGGAGATTTTTTATGAGCGATTTAAAGGAAACCATCATTGACGGTATTTGA of Lachnospiraceae bacterium oral taxon 500 contains these proteins:
- the whiA gene encoding DNA-binding protein WhiA, encoding MHPLFERDRAKKDYRKVEVILKMSFSGQVKRELAALGKMPRHCALAELTGFLYFGADSRSGQIRFRTENLAAAGRVGELTERLLRFRPEVRLRLSRHGRRIYDSYVIRQHRLLLDICGYQPQPVFTFKQACCKRAFLRGAFLAAGSVSSPEKTYHLEFMTKNTMLAEQLIVLMREFEIDAKIIRRKNLPVVYLKEGEQIVRLLNVMSAHSALMELENLRIVKDMRNSVNRIVNCETANLNKTAQAAWQQQAAINLIEETVGLDFLNESLQEIAILRKANMEASLKELGEMLSPPIGRSGVNHRLQRIMEIAEDIKERRENLKHDEEDDRDQN
- a CDS encoding peptidylprolyl isomerase, coding for MAAAERATEKRNGREEKMEENILATVGDREITRDMMLNIMRSMPQEERDFVAGEAGRKLLLDEMIAAELLYLDAAAHHWEEEKDFMKLLAEAKKGLMQRYAVGKLFDTIQISDDEIKAYYDAHSAEFKQEEKMSAKHILVDSLEAAEKISAEIKAGKAFEDAAREYSSCPSKSRGGDLGTFSRGKMVKEFEDAAFALTQGMVSAPVKTQFGYHLIKAGEMTPAEAADLEAVKDQIRKRLFQAKQKEVYAKRLEELKESYPVQINLAALK
- a CDS encoding HPr family phosphocarrier protein; the protein is MTKKTIEIKIDLEARQVALFVQMANQFSSKVYMQLKNLKVNAKSIMGMMSVGAIVGDRLELSADGADEAEAIPALESFLLGRE
- a CDS encoding non-canonical purine NTP pyrophosphatase, which encodes MSNSIIFATRNQKKVEELNAILAGSGLNIISMEAAGIYTDVKEDGHSFEENAIKKASTISRLTGATVLADDSGLEVDYLNGAPGIHSARFGGRDTSYIVKNKLILDCLKDAEGSERKARFVCVIALCFPNGETEVRRGVMEGYIADRQMGKNGFGYDPIFFLPEYGQTSAQLPPEVKNQISHRAQALNEMKEFLLTIYNC
- a CDS encoding UDP-N-acetylenolpyruvoylglucosamine reductase, coding for MTVSRQTAAPQILKNQTLKEYTTFRIGGPADFWAEPKTPAELRALLEICRERSLPYFILGQGSNVLFTDKGYRGMVIFLGQHFGRISREEETIRVGAGVRLKDAAQYALAEGLDGLVFACGIPGSIGGAVFMNAGAYDGEMKQVVAEVTVMDRQGNIHCYSGEEMDFGYRRSRIQESGEIILEALLQLKPGDRQAMAEKTAELTRRREEKQPLELASAGSTFKRPEGYFAGKLIMDAGLAGYTCGDAAVSTKHCGFVVNRGNASFADVMNVIGHVQKTVEEKFGVRLQPEVRIVGER
- a CDS encoding heptaprenyl diphosphate synthase, with the protein product MALFVALAMIFSYLEFLLPLPVPFPGIKLGLANLAIVVPLYLWGLFPALAISLLRIALVGITFGSLATILYSLFGALLSLAVMAGLKKWNVFSVTGVSMAGGVCHNIGQLAAAALIVENIRLFYYLPVLLAAGALTGFAIGAVSAQVLKRLPTL